gccagaagaagaagaaagctcaGAGATCAAAAGCTAGAACcaagaaaaagaataataagGGAGGGTGCAGGCTACTTCCTCGAAGCACGAGCAATGGGGAAAAACAATTTGGTCAAGGGAACTGGTCTGCTTCAGGTCCAAGAACTGTGTTATCATGGTTGATAGCTTCCAAAGTAATCTCTAAGGACGAAGTAATCCAGTTGCGGGAtccagatgatgatgataccGTTGTGAAAACAGGCATCGTGACTAAAGAGGGAGTGGTCTGCACATGCTGCAACAGGACTATATCGCTTTCTGAGTTCAAGAAACATGCTGGATTCGACCAGGGGTGTCCTTGTCTGAATCTGTTCATGGGATCAGGAAAGCCTTTCGCTTCGTGTCAGCTTGAAGCTTGGTATGCTGAGTATAAGGCTAGAAGAAATGGATCGAGATCAGAGGAAGGTTATGATGGTGATGATCCAAATGATGATTCTTGTGGAATCTGTGGTGATGGAGGTGAGCTGATCTGCTGTGATAATTGTCCTTCTACCTTCCATCAGGCTTGTTTAGCAATGAAGGTAATGTGTGGTATATAAATTTACAAATAGTTTTTGTAACTTCAGTAAGTTGCATGGCATGTGAGAATGGCTGTATTACTTTTGCTCTTTGTCTATTCAGGTGCTCCCGGAAGGCAGTTGGTATTGCTCAAGCTGCACATGTTGGATATGCAGAGAGTTCGTTAGTGATAATGCTCCTGATGACCGCTCTCAGGATTTTAAGTGTACTCAGTGTGCGCATAAATGTAATGACCTCTCCCACTCGTTCACCTGTTATAAATTACATGATCCATTCTCCTTGTTTGAGTTGTCTTACATAGATGTTATCACGATTGTTGCCACTGTTCATCAGTTTAGTTACAGTTGCAGATGTTGATTTATTTGCTAGGCTCagctcttctcagttttgctttctatactctaaatttttattgaagTCCGGCATGGCTGATACTGTTAATGTATTTGATCAGATCATGGAGTATGTCTGCAAGAGAGAAGTAAACGCAGAGAACCATTTCCAGAAACCTACTTTTGTGGTAAAAGTTGCGAGAAGGTAAGAGCACTCAGGcctagtttatatattttaaaattgatatctTTCTCAATGTTCATGGGCTCTTTTGACATATAACAAGAGAAGTAGTTACATCTAGCAATTTAGCAAATAACTAGTTTCTTAACAAGTTAGCTGTAATGCACAGGTGTACACTGGACTCAGTTCTCGTGTTGGGGTCATATCTTCTCCTAATGCTGATGGTTTGTCTTGGACGGTTTTGAAATGTTTTCAAGAAGATGGAAAGGCTCATTCTGCGCGAAGGTTGGCACTGAAGGCTGAATGCAACTCGAAATTAGCTGTTGCTCTATCGATTATGGAGGAGTGTTTTCTGTCTATGGTAGATGCAAGAACTGGTATTGACATGATACCTCATGTGCTTTACAACTGGGGGTAACGTCCTTGTGTGTTATTACTATACCTTCGGTTCTGTTTTTCATATTTAACGATCTGTCTTACCGTTTTTTTGTAATCTTTTGTTGCAATTAAAGGTCAAAGTTTGCTCGCTTAGACTTTGATGGGTTTCACACAGTGGTTGTGGAAAAGAACGATGTGATGATCTCAGTAGCATCCATCAGGTTAGTATATGAATTAAGTTCAACTTCACGCTCCAAGAAAGTGTAGTTTTACATGTTTGAGAATGAGTTACATATGAAAACGCATTTTGCTTATATCCAGGGTGCATGGAGTAAGTGTTGCAGAGATGCCTCTTGTAGCTACATGCAGCAAGTATCGTCGTCAGGGAATGTGCAGAATCCTCGTCACTGCAATTGAAGAGGTacagtattttaaaatttggtcACGTCACTGTTCTTGAGGCTCCATCTAAACTAATACTAATATTGGTTTTGGGGTGCAGATGCTTATGTCTCTCAAAGTGGAGAATCTTGTTGTGGCTGCTTTGCCAAGTTTAGTGGAAACATGGACTGAAGGTTTCGGCTTCAAAACAATGGATGATGAAGAACGCGAAGCTCTCAAAAGACTAAACTTGATGGTGTTCCCAGGTACAGTTCTTCTCAAGAAAACGCTACACCAGTGCGTAAAACCCAACACTGTGAAAGGTAAAGCCAGCAAAGAAGCTGATCTAGACAATGCCGAGTTTGCCGTGACGACCTGCGACCAGATGGTTCCAGAAGGATCAGATGATGGACCTCCTCCCCCAGGCTTACCAGTGCCACTTGGAACCAACCAAACAGAACCAGTGGCAGAAGCAGAGAAGCCAGCCCAAGAGAGCAACAACACCAAAGAAGATTGTTTGGAGAAGGAACTGTCAAAGTTTTCATCACAAGGAGAAGAAGTGAAGATAAGAGATTCTTCATCCTCTGAAGCTGTAGAAGAAGAGAGGCAAGTTAGTAGTGTAGCAGTAGTAAATAATGTTAGTGATGAGATGTTGCTTTGTGTTGATGAACAACTCGACTTTGATAGCTCTGAAGACTCGGATTAACATTTAGGACTTtgataaataagaaaactaCCACTTCTTTTTCCCactctgtttttattttattttatataatctttAAAACATTCTGCTGGAAAATCTGAAATCTTTGTTACaagttatataaacaaaataataaatacatgCTAGAACTAGAAAATGTATAGAAACTTGTAGTTTCTAacccttttttttattaatttaccatGCAAAAAACGCTTTCACCATGAAAGCTATTTTGATTTTGGTAGATGTTTACGATCTTCCATTAATTAAGTACATTACTGACACTTAATGactaatttattttctattttcttagcATCTGGTCAAATCACCTTCCTAACTTATGTTATCATCATCAATCCTCTAAAtttgtttaattcattaattaacCTTCATACACATAAAGATCTCTGATCTGAGAAAACAGAATGTCCAACGACCGTTAAAACGAAATAAACCTCCGAGAGTTTTCCTAATAACTGGATCCGTTATCTGTCCGTTACAAAAAATCATGCCGTCTTCACCGAGGCTGAAACTCTTCCACGCGCGTACATCACCCTCCACGCGCCGATCGACGTCTCTGATCGTCCTCACCTCTCTCGCGATCGGGCTATTCGGATTCATCTTCGGACTCTCCGCCATTGTTTTCCCTAGCCGGACCTGCCTCACGAACTCCCCTCCGAAGACGGTAAAGGTCGTCTGGGACGTCGCCGGCAATTCAAACGGCAATGGCCTCAGCGGCGGAGTCAAGAGGCATAAGGTGATGGGATTCGTCGGTATCCAAACCGGATTCGGATCAGCTGGGAGGAGACGAGCTCTCAGGAGCACGTGGATGCCGTCCGATCCAGAAGGGCTTCGACGGTAACGGTTCATCCTCTCTCTCAAATCAAATCTGGAATCAATTTTGAGAATGATTGAGATTTTAATTAGAGTTAAACCGAAATTGTATAGCTGGTTTAGTATAAACCGGTTCCTCTGTTATATATCTAATAATTTTAGATAGCATTGTGTAGATAGGAACTGAATCGTTGATCATAATCTCAAACCTTAAAGATC
This is a stretch of genomic DNA from Brassica napus cultivar Da-Ae unplaced genomic scaffold, Da-Ae ScsIHWf_142;HRSCAF=254, whole genome shotgun sequence. It encodes these proteins:
- the LOC106423565 gene encoding increased DNA methylation 1-like; the encoded protein is MLPEAEYEMLEDDSFEGSYEEHQIFREVFFASDSAKATTATKRCLVTGAINFECDDSSKNVNSSLSSNNDNSVVTSGLEGSEPSSAYKDGSEVNTKAKRAKLSANKNVDEKGSPFTDFARDMIPLHLVESSNKGVSTSSYLLKQSTEKGKEVYLSGIVSAKCHGKELKAIESPVSQESFATRVFSATPHSTGPPSTNELSMSKTCLKIDPKEDPRPLLYKYVCKLLASSRWKIEKRQRSNSKYSETIYVSSQGRKFREFGSAWRSLGEILLADHKLMDTGTKKWTGINDFWSDLSLTLLDIEENMKLLNLANTRALWWSTLEPFVTAVFVDKKVGSLRKGNKVEVAKNSIVDKFKREDATCLKLISGCPESVLTVSESSLLVYDDENANQEIRSDLERKNASSRQEKQKNSVSKVVEASKLIAEGIHESLLRKKSHGRSKKAPLDPTSLECQDKDMGYIHVISEENGDKRLRNDKMKSSKKGRRKNCNQDDVVFKAKGKDGCGIRSSQKKKKAQRSKARTKKKNNKGGCRLLPRSTSNGEKQFGQGNWSASGPRTVLSWLIASKVISKDEVIQLRDPDDDDTVVKTGIVTKEGVVCTCCNRTISLSEFKKHAGFDQGCPCLNLFMGSGKPFASCQLEAWYAEYKARRNGSRSEEGYDGDDPNDDSCGICGDGGELICCDNCPSTFHQACLAMKVLPEGSWYCSSCTCWICREFVSDNAPDDRSQDFKCTQCAHKYHGVCLQERSKRREPFPETYFCGKSCEKVYTGLSSRVGVISSPNADGLSWTVLKCFQEDGKAHSARRLALKAECNSKLAVALSIMEECFLSMVDARTGIDMIPHVLYNWGSKFARLDFDGFHTVVVEKNDVMISVASIRVHGVSVAEMPLVATCSKYRRQGMCRILVTAIEEMLMSLKVENLVVAALPSLVETWTEGFGFKTMDDEEREALKRLNLMVFPGTVLLKKTLHQCVKPNTVKGKASKEADLDNAEFAVTTCDQMVPEGSDDGPPPPGLPVPLGTNQTEPVAEAEKPAQESNNTKEDCLEKELSKFSSQGEEVKIRDSSSSEAVEEERQVSSVAVVNNVSDEMLLCVDEQLDFDSSEDSD